The proteins below are encoded in one region of Candidatus Fusobacterium pullicola:
- a CDS encoding D-aminoacylase — translation MSKILIKNGTVIDGSRGARFQADVLIENERIVKIGKIDEAADRVIDATGKIVAPGFIDTHSHSDLKVLIEPFVEPKLRQGITTEVLGQDGISMAPLPKEYVSSWRKNLAGLDGDSDELGWDWETTDNYLKLIEERGCTPNESYLVPHGNIRMEAMGLEARVATDEELEKMKEITRREMEAGAAGLSTGLIYIPCAYSDTREMIEICKVAAEYDRPLVIHQRSEADTMIESMNEVITIAKESGVKIHFSHFKICGKNNWHLIKDIVALLDKCKEEGIEISYDQYPYVAGSTMLGVIIPPWAHAGGTDKLVERLGNPADRERMKHDIINGIPGWDNFIDFAGFDGIYVTSVKTKANEDCIGKNLIEIAELKGKDKFDAVFDLLKEEENAVGMYDYYGKDEHVVTFLTREESNVCTDGLLAGKPHPRVYGSFPRVIGKFVREMKALSLEEAIYKMTHKPAKTFKLEDRGLIKEGYFADIVIFDENTTIDKGTFVDPIQNPEGISHVMVNGVLAIDNFEATKKLSGKVLRIKK, via the coding sequence ATGTCAAAAATTCTAATAAAGAATGGAACAGTTATAGATGGAAGCAGAGGAGCAAGATTCCAAGCTGATGTATTGATAGAAAATGAAAGAATAGTTAAGATCGGGAAAATAGATGAGGCAGCAGATAGAGTAATAGATGCAACTGGAAAGATAGTAGCACCTGGATTTATCGATACTCATAGTCACTCAGATTTAAAAGTTTTAATAGAACCATTTGTTGAACCAAAATTACGTCAAGGAATTACAACAGAAGTATTAGGACAAGATGGAATATCTATGGCTCCATTACCAAAAGAGTATGTAAGTTCTTGGAGAAAAAACCTAGCTGGATTAGATGGAGACAGTGATGAGTTAGGTTGGGATTGGGAAACTACAGATAATTACTTAAAACTAATTGAGGAAAGAGGATGTACTCCAAACGAATCTTATCTAGTACCTCATGGAAATATCAGAATGGAAGCTATGGGATTAGAAGCAAGAGTTGCTACTGATGAAGAGCTAGAAAAGATGAAAGAGATAACTAGAAGAGAGATGGAGGCTGGGGCAGCAGGGCTTTCAACAGGATTAATATATATCCCATGTGCATACTCAGATACAAGAGAGATGATAGAGATATGTAAGGTAGCAGCTGAGTATGATAGACCACTTGTAATTCACCAAAGAAGTGAAGCAGATACAATGATAGAGTCTATGAATGAAGTAATAACAATAGCAAAAGAGAGTGGAGTAAAGATACACTTCTCTCACTTCAAAATCTGTGGAAAAAATAACTGGCATTTAATAAAAGATATAGTAGCATTATTAGATAAATGTAAAGAAGAAGGAATAGAAATCTCTTATGACCAATACCCATATGTAGCAGGAAGTACAATGCTAGGAGTAATAATTCCACCTTGGGCACATGCAGGAGGAACAGATAAACTAGTAGAAAGATTAGGAAATCCAGCTGATAGAGAGAGAATGAAACATGATATAATCAATGGAATACCTGGATGGGATAACTTTATAGATTTTGCAGGATTTGATGGAATCTATGTAACATCAGTAAAAACAAAAGCAAATGAAGATTGTATAGGAAAAAATCTTATAGAGATAGCAGAGTTAAAGGGAAAAGACAAATTTGATGCAGTATTTGACCTATTAAAAGAGGAAGAAAATGCTGTAGGAATGTATGACTACTATGGTAAAGATGAGCATGTAGTAACATTCTTAACAAGAGAAGAGAGCAATGTATGTACAGATGGATTACTAGCTGGAAAACCACATCCAAGAGTATATGGTTCTTTCCCAAGAGTTATAGGAAAATTTGTAAGAGAGATGAAAGCTTTATCGTTAGAGGAAGCAATCTATAAAATGACTCATAAGCCTGCTAAGACATTTAAATTAGAAGATAGAGGATTAATTAAAGAGGGATACTTTGCAGATATAGTAATCTTCGATGAAAATACAACAATAGATAAAGGAACATTTGTAGATCCAATTCAAAATCCAGAAGGAATAAGCCATGTAATGGTAAATGGAGTTCTAGCAATAGATAACTTTGAAGCAACTAAAAAACTTTCTGGAAAAGTATTAAGAATTAAAAAATAA
- a CDS encoding selenate reductase produces MRDIMVPMSFEKLIRQCLEEYQNKKSLFDVKAIVKADETKSMDFCERGLESPLGVAAGPHTQLAQNIVACYAGGARFIELKTVQRMFGEELGIQKPCIRANDEGYNVEWSSELHALEAMNEYIRAWFATKIVAKEFGLGNPDAFQFNMSVGYDLAGIKTEAVDGFLNGLNDASNTKVFQDCKKYLLDNLHLFKNVDAEFINSISSHVCNTVTLSTMHGCPADEIEKIAAYLIEEKGFNTFIKCNPTLLGYDYVRKMMDDMGYDYLSIDKHQFEIDLKFDQAVKMINNLIALAKTKGIKFGVKLCNTMPVDIKHKELPGNTMYMSGKSLYPLAISLAKILGEAIGEELEISFSGGADKNNIDEIFEAGIYPITVCTTLLQPMGYEKLAKLYEQLHAIEYPATRKLNLAKINELVEKVRTDKNYCKSEAQRKKTDEHVSYEGVSEKDNLKCKVLCQTCIRVCPNRANTYIESSEGKIILHIDDSCNECGNCQYLCIQPCLPYRDRLTYFSSKKMMEESENKGVSIQGDKYLVRLEKEIVECSYDELSDFMKSVVDSIKKTHSYLI; encoded by the coding sequence ATGAGAGATATAATGGTACCTATGTCTTTTGAAAAACTAATAAGACAATGTTTGGAAGAATACCAAAATAAAAAATCGTTATTTGACGTAAAGGCAATAGTAAAGGCTGACGAAACAAAATCTATGGATTTTTGTGAAAGAGGATTAGAGAGTCCTTTAGGAGTTGCAGCAGGACCTCATACACAATTAGCTCAAAATATAGTAGCTTGTTATGCTGGAGGAGCTAGATTTATAGAATTAAAAACAGTTCAACGTATGTTTGGAGAAGAATTAGGAATTCAAAAACCTTGTATTCGTGCTAATGACGAAGGATATAACGTAGAGTGGTCATCAGAGTTACATGCGTTAGAAGCTATGAATGAATATATCAGAGCATGGTTTGCTACTAAAATAGTTGCTAAAGAGTTTGGATTAGGAAATCCAGATGCTTTCCAATTTAATATGAGCGTTGGATATGACTTAGCTGGAATAAAAACAGAAGCAGTAGATGGATTCTTAAATGGATTAAATGATGCTTCAAATACAAAAGTATTCCAAGATTGTAAAAAATATTTACTAGACAATTTACACCTGTTTAAAAATGTAGATGCAGAGTTTATTAATTCAATATCTTCTCATGTTTGTAATACAGTAACACTATCAACTATGCATGGATGTCCAGCAGATGAGATAGAAAAAATAGCAGCTTACTTAATAGAGGAGAAAGGATTTAATACATTTATTAAATGTAATCCAACTCTTTTAGGATATGATTATGTAAGAAAAATGATGGATGATATGGGATATGATTATCTATCAATAGATAAACACCAATTTGAAATAGATTTAAAATTTGATCAAGCAGTAAAAATGATAAATAACCTAATAGCTCTAGCAAAAACAAAAGGTATAAAATTTGGAGTTAAATTATGTAATACTATGCCAGTAGATATAAAACATAAAGAATTACCAGGAAATACAATGTATATGTCAGGAAAAAGCTTATATCCACTAGCAATATCTTTAGCTAAAATATTAGGAGAAGCTATTGGTGAGGAATTAGAAATCTCTTTCTCTGGAGGAGCGGATAAGAACAACATTGATGAAATATTTGAGGCTGGAATATATCCAATAACTGTATGTACAACACTATTACAACCAATGGGATATGAAAAATTAGCTAAATTATATGAGCAATTACATGCTATAGAATATCCAGCTACTAGAAAATTAAATCTTGCTAAGATAAATGAATTAGTAGAAAAAGTTAGAACTGATAAAAACTACTGTAAATCAGAAGCTCAAAGAAAGAAAACAGATGAGCATGTAAGCTATGAAGGAGTATCTGAAAAGGATAACTTAAAATGTAAAGTACTATGCCAAACATGTATAAGAGTATGTCCTAACAGAGCAAACACATATATAGAATCATCAGAAGGAAAAATAATACTTCATATAGACGATTCTTGTAATGAGTGTGGAAACTGTCAATATCTATGTATTCAACCATGTTTACCATACAGAGATAGACTTACTTATTTCTCATCTAAAAAGATGATGGAAGAGAGTGAAAATAAAGGAGTTTCTATCCAAGGAGATAAGTATCTAGTACGTCTTGAAAAAGAGATAGTAGAGTGCAGTTATGATGAACTTTCTGATTTTATGAAATCAGTAGTAGATTCAATTAAGAAAACACATTCATATTTAATTTAA
- the ssnA gene encoding putative aminohydrolase SsnA, which produces MILKNGRVITQDKDRPYIENGAIVIKGNKIVDVDTTEKILGKYSNDEVVDVDGKVIMPGFINTHHHIYSAFARGMASSGKPNENFLEILENLWWKIDKKLTLEDLKYSAYTTYIDCIKKGVTTVFDHNASPFAITGSLESIADAAKDLGLRTCLCYEVSDRDGEEIAKEGIAENINFIKKYNTDEQNMIKGMFGLHASFTLSDETLVACDRELKGLNAGYHVHVAEGIDDLEQCLEKHGKRVVERLRDMNILGDKTIAVHCIHVTDDELNILKDTDTMVVHNPESNMGNAVGCQPFLELHKKGVTIGLGTDGYTSDMTESMKVANIIHKHVKQNPSVAWGEVPVSMFENNRKIAQKYFSGDLGVLKSGALADVIVVDYDPLTPMNENNINSHILFGFTGKDVVTTIIDGKVVMKDRELVGINEREIFKTSREVAKRLWDRM; this is translated from the coding sequence TTGATACTAAAAAATGGAAGAGTAATTACTCAAGATAAAGATAGACCATATATAGAAAATGGTGCAATAGTTATTAAAGGAAACAAAATAGTTGATGTTGATACTACTGAAAAGATTTTAGGAAAATATTCAAATGATGAGGTAGTAGATGTTGATGGGAAAGTTATAATGCCTGGATTTATAAATACACATCACCATATATATAGTGCTTTTGCAAGAGGAATGGCTTCATCAGGAAAACCAAATGAAAATTTCTTAGAAATATTAGAAAACTTATGGTGGAAAATAGATAAAAAATTAACGTTAGAGGATTTAAAATATAGTGCATATACTACATATATAGATTGTATAAAAAAGGGAGTAACAACAGTTTTTGATCACAATGCTAGTCCTTTTGCAATTACAGGTAGTTTAGAATCTATAGCGGATGCAGCTAAAGATTTAGGATTAAGAACATGTCTTTGTTATGAGGTATCTGATAGAGATGGTGAAGAGATAGCAAAGGAAGGAATAGCTGAAAATATTAACTTTATAAAAAAATATAATACAGATGAACAAAATATGATAAAGGGAATGTTTGGATTACATGCTTCTTTTACACTATCAGACGAAACTTTAGTAGCTTGTGATAGAGAATTAAAAGGATTAAATGCTGGGTACCATGTACATGTGGCAGAGGGAATAGATGATTTAGAACAATGTTTAGAAAAACATGGAAAAAGAGTAGTTGAAAGATTAAGAGATATGAATATCTTAGGGGATAAAACAATAGCTGTTCACTGTATTCATGTAACAGATGATGAATTAAATATTTTAAAAGATACAGATACTATGGTAGTTCATAATCCAGAGTCAAACATGGGAAATGCTGTAGGATGTCAGCCATTCCTAGAGTTACACAAAAAAGGAGTAACAATAGGATTGGGAACAGATGGATATACAAGTGATATGACAGAGTCTATGAAGGTTGCAAATATAATTCATAAACATGTGAAACAAAATCCTTCAGTAGCTTGGGGAGAAGTTCCTGTATCAATGTTTGAAAATAATAGAAAAATAGCTCAAAAATATTTTAGTGGGGATCTTGGAGTATTAAAATCAGGAGCATTAGCAGACGTTATAGTAGTAGATTATGATCCGCTTACTCCGATGAATGAGAATAATATAAATTCACATATTCTATTTGGCTTTACAGGAAAAGATGTAGTTACAACTATTATAGATGGAAAAGTAGTAATGAAAGATAGAGAGCTTGTAGGAATTAATGAAAGAGAGATATTCAAAACTTCAAGAGAAGTAGCAAAGAGATTATGGGATAGAATGTAA
- the hydA gene encoding dihydropyrimidinase: MELLLKNANIVTDKDTYMSDIYIKDGIIVNIDKELNIPNIKTVDIGGKYLVPGGIDVHTHFDIDVGIARSADNFYTGTLAAACGGTTTIVDHMGFGPKGCNLHHQLNLYYDLAKDSVIDYSFHGVIQHIDEDILKEIDEMIKDGIPSFKGYMTYGYKLSDMEMLKLSEKLGKLGGLLTVHPENNDMVEFLRAKLASEGKLAPIYHAKSRPDKCEGEAVNRMIDLTAQTNCPLYIVHLSSNEALEHIKRAKDRGQEVYSETCPQYLVLDEEKYREEDGVKYICSPPIREKSNQEKLWEGIQQGYIQTIATDHCSFNYKMKKEMGATDFRKCPNGLPGVETRMPIIFSEGVSKGRISVNKFVELTSTNPAKLFGMYPKKGSIQIGADADLVVIDPNLIKKITVDDLHENVDYTSFEGIEVKGYPVMTISRGEIIVENNKFTGEKGRGKFIKREAFKF, encoded by the coding sequence ATGGAATTACTTTTGAAGAATGCAAATATTGTTACAGATAAAGATACATATATGAGTGATATTTATATAAAAGACGGGATTATAGTTAATATAGATAAAGAGCTGAATATACCGAATATAAAAACTGTTGATATAGGGGGAAAATATTTAGTTCCAGGGGGAATAGACGTACATACTCATTTTGATATAGATGTAGGAATAGCAAGATCGGCAGATAATTTTTATACAGGAACATTAGCTGCTGCTTGTGGGGGAACAACTACAATAGTGGATCATATGGGGTTTGGTCCAAAAGGTTGTAACCTACATCATCAATTGAATCTTTATTATGATTTAGCAAAGGATTCTGTAATAGATTATAGCTTTCATGGGGTAATTCAACATATAGATGAAGATATATTAAAAGAAATTGATGAAATGATAAAAGATGGAATACCTTCATTTAAAGGTTACATGACTTATGGATATAAATTATCTGATATGGAAATGTTAAAACTTTCAGAGAAGTTAGGAAAATTAGGTGGACTACTTACAGTCCACCCTGAAAATAATGATATGGTAGAGTTTTTAAGAGCAAAACTTGCTAGTGAAGGAAAATTAGCTCCAATTTATCATGCTAAAAGTAGACCTGATAAGTGTGAAGGAGAAGCGGTTAATAGAATGATAGATTTGACTGCTCAAACTAACTGTCCACTTTATATAGTTCATCTTTCATCTAATGAAGCTTTAGAACATATAAAAAGAGCTAAGGATAGAGGACAGGAAGTGTATTCAGAAACTTGTCCACAATACTTAGTATTAGATGAAGAGAAATATAGAGAAGAGGATGGAGTAAAATATATATGTAGTCCACCAATAAGAGAAAAAAGTAATCAGGAGAAATTGTGGGAAGGTATACAGCAAGGATATATTCAAACAATAGCAACTGATCACTGTTCTTTTAACTATAAAATGAAAAAAGAGATGGGAGCAACTGACTTTAGAAAATGTCCAAATGGCTTACCAGGGGTAGAGACAAGAATGCCTATAATATTTTCTGAAGGGGTATCGAAGGGAAGAATATCAGTTAATAAGTTTGTTGAATTAACAAGTACAAACCCAGCTAAACTATTTGGAATGTATCCTAAAAAAGGAAGTATTCAGATAGGAGCAGATGCTGATTTAGTAGTTATAGATCCAAACTTAATAAAAAAGATAACTGTAGATGATTTACATGAAAATGTAGATTATACATCTTTTGAAGGAATAGAAGTAAAAGGATATCCAGTAATGACAATATCTAGAGGGGAGATAATTGTTGAAAACAATAAATTTACTGGAGAAAAGGGAAGAGGAAAATTTATAAAAAGAGAAGCTTTTAAGTTTTAA
- a CDS encoding YgeY family selenium metabolism-linked hydrolase: MLTEARKQQLIETLSNLIQRRSYSGEEKEVVEYMEKIMKEVGYDTVHIDKYGNIIGSIKGKYAGPRILMDGHIDTVPVNAEKWTEKPFGGEVHDGKLFGRGTTDMKGSVCAMMLAGAYLAQDLKKEFAGEIFMAGVVHEECFEGVAAREISEYVNPDIVIIGEASQLNLKIGQRGRGEIVVETFGKPAHSANPEKGINAVYKMMKIVGEIQKLPMTHHKDLGYGILELTDIKSSPYPGASVVPDYCRATYDRRLLVGETPESVLAPLQELIDRLMKEDETLKAKVSYAVGKEMCWTGNEITGERFFPGWLFDEKEEYIQKAVEALRGIGQDPTIMHYNFCTNGSHYGGEKGIRTIGYGPSKENIAHTIDEYIELDQLFKVTEGFYAILKAYLSK, encoded by the coding sequence ATGTTAACTGAAGCAAGAAAACAACAACTAATAGAAACACTTAGCAACTTAATTCAAAGAAGAAGTTACTCTGGAGAAGAAAAAGAAGTAGTAGAGTACATGGAAAAAATAATGAAAGAAGTTGGATATGATACTGTTCATATTGATAAATATGGAAATATAATAGGATCAATCAAAGGAAAATATGCGGGACCAAGAATATTAATGGATGGACATATTGATACAGTTCCAGTAAATGCAGAAAAATGGACAGAAAAACCATTTGGTGGAGAAGTTCATGATGGAAAATTATTCGGAAGAGGAACTACAGATATGAAAGGTTCTGTATGTGCAATGATGTTAGCAGGGGCTTACTTAGCACAAGACCTTAAAAAAGAATTTGCTGGAGAAATATTCATGGCTGGAGTAGTTCATGAGGAGTGTTTCGAAGGAGTAGCTGCTAGAGAAATAAGTGAATATGTAAATCCAGATATCGTAATAATAGGAGAAGCTTCTCAATTAAACCTTAAAATAGGACAAAGAGGAAGAGGAGAAATAGTTGTAGAAACTTTTGGAAAACCAGCTCACTCAGCTAACCCTGAAAAAGGAATAAACGCAGTTTATAAAATGATGAAAATAGTAGGAGAAATCCAAAAATTACCTATGACTCACCACAAAGATTTAGGATATGGAATCCTTGAGTTAACAGATATTAAATCATCTCCATACCCAGGAGCATCAGTAGTACCTGATTACTGTAGAGCAACTTATGACAGAAGACTTTTAGTAGGAGAAACTCCAGAATCAGTTTTAGCTCCATTACAAGAATTAATCGATAGATTAATGAAAGAAGATGAAACATTAAAAGCTAAAGTTTCTTATGCAGTAGGAAAAGAAATGTGTTGGACAGGAAACGAAATAACAGGAGAAAGATTCTTCCCAGGATGGTTATTTGATGAGAAAGAAGAATATATCCAAAAAGCAGTAGAAGCATTAAGAGGAATTGGACAAGATCCAACAATAATGCATTATAACTTCTGTACAAATGGATCTCACTATGGAGGAGAAAAAGGAATAAGAACAATAGGATATGGTCCATCAAAAGAAAATATAGCACATACAATAGATGAGTACATAGAATTAGATCAATTATTCAAAGTAACAGAAGGATTCTACGCAATCTTAAAAGCTTACCTATCAAAATAA
- a CDS encoding purine permease codes for MSTTIMETPKVDKILKIGDLILLGIQHIAAMCAGAMAVPIILGNSLGLPQQEINQLVSASFMMSGLGTLIQTLGIKNFIGSRLPMIEGVSFAGVAALSAIGITYSTTDPMTGLQVMFGATLVSGLFCFLMAPIFGKLLKFFPPLVSGVVVTSMGLSLIPTAIKWAGGGIPGSPNFGSFQNIALALITLVIILGIQKVSKGFLGNIAILIGILAGTVISIVMGMADFSNASNVALVNINVPLRYGIKFDITAILSLFLVQLVIMTDATGNQLNLSNICGVDEKDSKRLVAGLRGHGLSSMLAGIFNTFPHSLFGQNVGIAAITGVESRFVGTAAGVILLLISFFPKLTTLFASIPSPVLGGAGIVMFGIVAANGIRRLGEVNYVGNKNLMIVAASIGMALIPIAVPEIFKHFPAWAKILFQSAVTLGCLTVLILNIIFNEHGKKSKK; via the coding sequence ATGAGTACAACTATCATGGAAACACCGAAAGTGGATAAGATATTAAAAATTGGTGATTTGATACTACTAGGGATACAACATATAGCAGCGATGTGTGCTGGAGCTATGGCAGTACCAATAATTTTGGGAAACTCTTTAGGACTACCACAACAGGAGATTAATCAGCTTGTTAGTGCATCATTTATGATGTCAGGTTTGGGAACTCTTATTCAAACGTTGGGAATTAAAAATTTCATAGGTTCAAGACTACCAATGATTGAAGGAGTTAGTTTTGCAGGAGTAGCAGCACTATCAGCAATAGGAATAACATATAGTACTACTGATCCAATGACAGGGTTACAAGTTATGTTTGGAGCTACACTTGTTTCTGGATTATTTTGTTTTTTAATGGCACCAATTTTTGGAAAGTTATTAAAATTTTTCCCACCATTAGTTTCAGGAGTTGTAGTTACTTCAATGGGATTATCACTTATACCAACAGCTATAAAATGGGCTGGAGGAGGAATTCCAGGTTCACCTAATTTTGGAAGTTTTCAAAATATAGCTTTAGCTTTAATAACATTAGTGATAATATTAGGAATTCAAAAAGTATCTAAAGGATTTTTAGGAAATATTGCCATATTAATAGGAATATTAGCTGGGACAGTAATTTCTATAGTAATGGGAATGGCAGATTTTTCAAATGCAAGTAATGTAGCTTTAGTGAATATAAATGTACCACTAAGATATGGAATAAAATTTGATATAACAGCAATATTATCATTATTTTTAGTACAACTAGTTATTATGACAGATGCTACTGGAAATCAGTTAAACCTTTCAAATATTTGTGGAGTAGATGAGAAAGATTCGAAAAGACTAGTAGCAGGGCTTAGAGGTCATGGGTTATCTTCAATGTTAGCAGGTATTTTTAATACATTTCCACACTCTCTATTTGGTCAAAATGTAGGAATAGCTGCAATAACAGGAGTTGAAAGTCGTTTTGTAGGAACAGCTGCTGGAGTTATATTATTACTAATAAGCTTTTTCCCAAAACTAACTACTCTATTTGCTTCAATACCATCACCTGTTTTGGGAGGAGCTGGAATAGTTATGTTTGGTATAGTTGCTGCTAATGGAATTAGAAGATTAGGAGAAGTAAACTATGTAGGAAATAAAAATCTTATGATTGTTGCTGCTAGTATAGGAATGGCTTTAATTCCAATTGCAGTTCCAGAGATATTTAAACATTTTCCAGCTTGGGCAAAGATACTTTTCCAAAGTGCTGTTACACTTGGATGTTTAACAGTGTTGATACTTAACATAATATTTAATGAACATGGTAAAAAGAGTAAAAAATAA
- a CDS encoding sigma 54-interacting transcriptional regulator, whose amino-acid sequence MSFLKKIQNYVKDYAEIISDILQCDVEIVDEDMVRIAGTGLYSENINELCKGTVYKHIFDSKKSRILINPKEDELCKECTHKNDCTETLEMAAPIFYKDKVIGVIGLICFTEEDKKRLLKNMETHLKFTEKIADFISGKVFEVEEEIEKKEIMGIMKQIINNYDKCVLVIDNEGKILDGNEQALKELKIESGLSLAYQKINIIPKNEVLFGKDIFSAEINKEKYNLIGTLIPITGFSKSEYKIFLFENFNYDKSKESIKNKYASNNIFLEDIISNSEKMIKLKERIKKISKTNSTVLITGDSGTGKELIARAIHNCSERSKQPFIAINCGAIPENLLESELFGYVKGAFSGASNEGRIGKFELANNGVIFLDEIGEMPLFLQVKLLRVLQDRSIVKIGSNKLINLNIRVIAATNKNLLKLVKEGKFREDLYYRLNVIPVKVPALRERKDDILLLGEYLNNKYSKILGVNKIILDDEIKNIFLKHNWPGNVRELENCIEFLSNMADENGNIDSDTREYLKKNLKSNSYYEEKNIIKSEEDTEEIITLEESEKRLVEKALKIYGSDTNGKNICAEKLGIGIATLYRKIEKYKL is encoded by the coding sequence ATGTCATTTTTAAAGAAGATACAAAACTATGTAAAAGACTATGCTGAAATAATATCAGATATTTTACAATGTGATGTAGAGATTGTTGATGAAGATATGGTTAGAATAGCTGGAACTGGACTATATAGCGAAAATATAAATGAACTTTGTAAAGGAACAGTTTATAAACATATATTTGATAGTAAAAAAAGTAGAATTTTAATTAATCCTAAAGAGGATGAACTTTGTAAAGAGTGTACTCACAAAAATGATTGTACAGAAACATTAGAAATGGCAGCTCCGATTTTTTATAAAGATAAAGTAATTGGAGTCATAGGGTTGATATGTTTTACTGAGGAAGATAAAAAGAGATTACTGAAAAATATGGAAACCCACCTAAAGTTTACAGAGAAAATAGCTGACTTTATTTCTGGAAAAGTTTTTGAAGTAGAAGAAGAGATAGAGAAAAAAGAGATTATGGGAATAATGAAGCAAATTATTAATAACTATGATAAGTGTGTATTAGTTATTGATAATGAAGGTAAAATTTTAGATGGTAATGAACAGGCATTAAAGGAATTGAAAATTGAAAGTGGTTTAAGTTTAGCTTATCAAAAAATTAATATTATTCCTAAGAATGAAGTTTTATTTGGAAAGGATATATTTTCAGCTGAGATAAATAAAGAAAAATATAATTTAATAGGAACTTTAATTCCAATAACAGGCTTCTCTAAAAGTGAATATAAGATATTTTTATTTGAAAACTTTAATTATGATAAAAGTAAAGAGAGTATAAAAAATAAATATGCCTCAAATAATATATTTTTGGAAGATATAATTAGTAATTCGGAAAAAATGATAAAGTTGAAAGAAAGGATAAAAAAAATATCTAAAACAAATTCAACAGTTTTAATAACAGGGGACAGTGGAACAGGAAAAGAATTAATAGCTAGAGCTATCCATAATTGTAGCGAAAGATCTAAACAACCTTTTATTGCTATAAATTGTGGAGCTATACCAGAAAATTTATTAGAAAGTGAACTTTTTGGTTATGTTAAAGGAGCTTTTAGTGGAGCAAGTAATGAGGGAAGAATAGGGAAATTTGAGTTAGCAAATAACGGGGTAATTTTTCTAGATGAAATTGGAGAGATGCCCCTTTTCTTACAGGTGAAGTTACTTAGAGTTTTACAGGATAGAAGTATTGTAAAGATTGGATCAAATAAATTGATAAATCTTAATATCAGAGTGATAGCTGCTACAAATAAAAATCTTCTAAAATTGGTTAAAGAAGGAAAATTTAGAGAAGATTTATATTATAGATTAAATGTTATTCCAGTAAAAGTTCCAGCATTAAGAGAAAGAAAGGATGATATTTTATTATTAGGTGAGTACTTAAATAATAAATATAGTAAAATTTTAGGAGTGAATAAGATAATCTTAGATGATGAGATAAAAAATATATTTTTAAAACATAATTGGCCAGGAAATGTAAGAGAACTAGAAAATTGTATAGAGTTTTTATCAAATATGGCTGACGAAAATGGAAATATTGATTCAGATACAAGGGAGTATTTAAAGAAGAATTTAAAGAGTAATAGTTATTATGAAGAGAAAAATATTATAAAAAGTGAAGAAGATACAGAGGAGATAATAACATTAGAAGAGAGTGAAAAGAGACTAGTAGAAAAGGCTTTAAAAATATATGGTTCAGATACAAATGGAAAAAATATTTGTGCTGAAAAATTAGGAATAGGAATAGCAACTTTATATAGAAAGATAGAAAAATATAAATTATAA